The Cryptosporangium phraense genome window below encodes:
- the carB gene encoding carbamoyl-phosphate synthase large subunit, which translates to MPKRDDIRHVLVIGSGPILIGQAAEFDYSGTQACRVLREEGLRVSLVNSNPATIMTDPEFADSTYIEPITVEYVEQIIARERPDALLATLGGQTALNTAVALHEKGILEKYNVELIGADIDAIQRGEDRQRFKDICASVGAETPRSAVCHSMEEVRSTVAELGLPVVIRPSFTMGGLGSGMAHTDADLERIAGGGLAASPVHEVLIEESVLGWKEYELELMRDRNDNVVVVCSIENVDAMGVHTGDSVTVAPAMTLTDREYQRLRDVGIDVLRAVGVDTGGCNIQFAINPETGRLVVIEMNPRVSRSSALASKATGFPIAKIAAKLAVGYTLDEIRNDITEQTPASFEPSLDYVVVKVPRFAFEKFPGADPELTTTMKSVGEAMALGRSFPEALNKALRSAETGAAGFWTTPDPENDPLDALKIPHDGRLYDAERALRLGHSVEEVAAVSGYDPWFVDQIASLVELRAELVDAPVLDVELLRRAKRAGLSDRQVASLRPEFAGEDGVRTLRQRLGVRPVYKTVDTCAAEFAASTPYHYSAYETDPEAETEVAPSTGAKVMILGSGPNRIGQGIEFDYSCVHAAMSLRDAGYETVMVNCNPETVSTDYDTSDRLYFEPLTFEDVLEVWHAEDSSGKAAGGPGVVGVIVQLGGQTPLGLARRLAAAGVPIVGTPPESIHLAEERGAFGRVLEAAKLPSPKHGLATSYPEAHAIAETLGYPVLVRPSYVLGGRGMEIVYDDATLESYIARATEVSPEHPVLVDSFLDDAIEIDVDALADGTGEIYLGGVMEHIEEAGIHSGDSACALPPITLGSSDIANVRRSTAAIAAGVGVRGLLNVQYALKDDTLYVLEANPRASRTVPFVSKATAVPLAKAAARIMLGATIADLREEGLLPATGDGGSLALEQTPIAVKEAVLPFKRFRTTTGAGIDSLLGPEMKSTGEVMGIDTAFGAAFAKSQAGAYGSLPTEGRVFVSVANKDKRSIVFPVKRLTDLGFEVIATHGTAEVLWRHGIPARVVRKHFEPAGGDDDHDVVTLIRAGEVQLVVNTPYGNSGPRVDGYEIRSAAVSADVPCITTVQAAAAAVLGIEAQLRGELFVRPLQELHKALRP; encoded by the coding sequence ATGCCGAAGCGCGACGACATCCGGCACGTGCTGGTGATCGGCTCCGGGCCGATCCTGATCGGGCAGGCCGCCGAGTTCGACTACTCCGGCACCCAGGCCTGCCGCGTGCTCCGCGAGGAGGGCCTGCGGGTCAGCCTGGTCAACTCCAACCCGGCGACGATCATGACCGACCCGGAGTTCGCCGACTCGACCTACATCGAGCCGATCACCGTGGAGTACGTCGAGCAGATCATCGCCCGCGAGCGCCCCGACGCCCTGCTGGCCACCCTCGGCGGCCAGACCGCGCTCAACACCGCGGTCGCGCTGCACGAGAAGGGGATCCTGGAGAAGTACAACGTCGAGCTGATCGGCGCCGACATCGACGCGATCCAGCGCGGCGAGGACCGGCAGCGCTTCAAGGACATCTGCGCCTCGGTCGGCGCCGAGACCCCCCGCTCCGCGGTGTGTCACTCGATGGAGGAGGTCCGGTCCACCGTCGCCGAACTCGGCCTCCCGGTGGTGATCCGTCCGTCGTTCACGATGGGCGGCCTGGGCTCCGGTATGGCCCATACGGACGCCGACCTGGAGCGCATCGCGGGCGGCGGACTGGCCGCGAGCCCGGTCCACGAGGTGCTGATCGAGGAGAGCGTGCTCGGCTGGAAGGAGTACGAGCTCGAGCTCATGCGCGACCGCAACGACAACGTCGTGGTCGTCTGCTCGATCGAGAACGTCGACGCGATGGGCGTGCACACCGGCGACTCGGTGACCGTCGCCCCGGCCATGACGCTCACCGACCGCGAGTACCAGCGGCTGCGTGACGTCGGCATCGACGTGCTGCGCGCGGTCGGCGTCGACACCGGCGGGTGCAACATCCAGTTCGCGATCAACCCGGAGACCGGCCGGCTGGTCGTCATCGAGATGAACCCGCGGGTGTCCCGCTCGTCGGCGCTGGCCTCCAAGGCGACCGGCTTCCCGATCGCCAAGATCGCGGCCAAGCTCGCGGTCGGCTACACGCTCGACGAGATCCGCAACGACATCACCGAGCAGACGCCGGCCAGCTTCGAGCCGAGCCTGGACTACGTCGTCGTGAAGGTGCCGCGGTTCGCGTTCGAGAAGTTCCCCGGCGCCGACCCGGAGCTGACCACGACGATGAAGTCGGTCGGCGAGGCGATGGCGCTGGGCCGGTCGTTCCCGGAGGCGCTGAACAAGGCGCTGCGCTCGGCCGAGACCGGCGCGGCCGGCTTCTGGACGACGCCGGATCCGGAGAACGACCCGCTGGACGCGCTGAAGATCCCGCACGACGGCCGGCTGTACGACGCCGAGCGGGCACTCCGGCTCGGGCACTCCGTCGAGGAGGTCGCCGCGGTCTCCGGCTACGACCCCTGGTTCGTCGACCAGATCGCGTCGCTGGTCGAGCTGCGGGCCGAGCTCGTCGACGCGCCGGTCCTCGACGTCGAACTGCTGCGCCGGGCCAAGCGGGCCGGGCTCTCCGACCGCCAGGTCGCGTCGCTGCGGCCGGAGTTCGCCGGCGAGGACGGCGTCCGGACCCTGCGGCAGCGGCTGGGGGTGCGTCCGGTCTACAAGACCGTCGACACCTGCGCGGCCGAGTTCGCCGCGAGCACGCCGTACCACTACAGCGCCTACGAGACCGACCCGGAGGCCGAGACCGAGGTCGCGCCGAGCACCGGGGCCAAGGTGATGATCCTGGGCTCCGGCCCGAACCGGATCGGCCAGGGCATCGAGTTCGACTACTCCTGCGTCCACGCCGCGATGTCCCTGCGGGACGCCGGCTACGAGACCGTGATGGTCAACTGCAACCCGGAGACGGTGTCCACCGACTACGACACGTCCGACCGGCTCTACTTCGAGCCGCTCACGTTCGAGGACGTGCTCGAGGTCTGGCACGCCGAGGACTCGTCGGGCAAGGCGGCCGGCGGGCCCGGCGTCGTCGGCGTCATCGTGCAGCTCGGCGGGCAGACGCCGCTCGGGCTGGCCCGGCGGCTGGCCGCGGCCGGCGTCCCGATCGTCGGGACGCCGCCGGAGAGCATCCACCTGGCCGAGGAGCGGGGCGCGTTCGGCCGGGTGCTGGAGGCAGCGAAGCTGCCGTCGCCCAAGCACGGCCTGGCCACGTCCTACCCCGAGGCGCACGCGATCGCCGAGACGCTCGGCTACCCGGTGCTGGTCCGGCCGTCCTACGTCCTCGGCGGACGGGGCATGGAGATCGTCTACGACGACGCCACGCTGGAGTCCTACATCGCCCGGGCGACCGAGGTCAGCCCCGAGCATCCGGTGCTGGTCGACAGCTTCCTCGACGACGCGATCGAGATCGACGTGGACGCGCTCGCCGACGGCACGGGGGAGATCTACCTCGGTGGCGTGATGGAGCACATCGAGGAGGCCGGGATCCACTCCGGCGACTCGGCCTGCGCGCTGCCGCCGATCACGCTCGGGTCGTCGGACATCGCGAACGTGCGCCGGTCGACGGCGGCCATCGCCGCCGGGGTGGGCGTTCGCGGGCTGCTCAACGTGCAGTACGCGCTCAAGGACGACACGCTCTACGTCCTCGAGGCCAACCCGCGGGCGTCGCGGACGGTCCCGTTCGTCTCCAAGGCGACGGCGGTGCCGCTGGCCAAGGCCGCGGCCCGGATCATGCTCGGCGCGACGATCGCCGATCTGCGCGAGGAGGGGCTGCTGCCGGCGACCGGCGACGGCGGGTCGCTGGCCCTGGAGCAGACGCCGATCGCGGTCAAGGAGGCCGTGCTGCCGTTCAAGCGGTTCCGGACGACCACCGGGGCCGGCATCGACAGCCTGCTCGGCCCGGAGATGAAGTCGACCGGCGAGGTCATGGGCATCGACACCGCGTTCGGCGCCGCGTTCGCGAAGAGCCAGGCCGGGGCCTACGGGTCGCTGCCGACCGAGGGCCGGGTGTTCGTCTCGGTCGCGAACAAGGACAAGCGCTCGATCGTCTTCCCGGTCAAGCGCCTGACCGACCTGGGCTTCGAGGTGATCGCCACGCACGGCACCGCCGAGGTGCTGTGGCGGCACGGCATCCCGGCTCGCGTGGTGCGCAAGCACTTCGAGCCGGCCGGCGGCGACGACGATCACGACGTGGTCACGTTGATTCGGGCCGGCGAGGTTCAACTCGTCGTCAACACGCCGTACGGGAACTCCGGGCCGCGCGTCGACGGGTACGAGATCCGGTCGGCCGCGGTGAGCGCCGACGTCCCGTGCATCACGACCGTGCAGGCGGCCGCGGCGGCGGTGCTCGGCATCGAGGCGCAGCTGCGTGGCGAGCTGTTCGTCCGCCCGCTGCAGGAGCTGCACAAGGCGCTGCGTCCGTGA
- a CDS encoding transcriptional regulator, whose amino-acid sequence MSDYAKALGARLRAIRQQQGLSLQGVEEKSGGRWKAVVVGSYERGDRAVTVARLNELAEFYRVPIAELLPGDGPGRHEGASKVVIDLERLEQLPGDELGAVQRFARSIQQQRGDYNGRVLSIRADDLRTLAIVFDLSPAGLIEKLTEWNVLVATPIRP is encoded by the coding sequence ATGTCCGATTACGCCAAGGCCCTCGGTGCCCGGCTGCGAGCCATCCGGCAGCAGCAGGGTCTCTCGCTACAGGGGGTGGAGGAGAAGTCCGGTGGCCGCTGGAAGGCGGTCGTGGTCGGTTCGTACGAGCGCGGCGACCGGGCCGTCACCGTCGCCCGCCTGAACGAGCTCGCCGAGTTCTACCGGGTCCCGATCGCGGAGCTCCTCCCCGGCGACGGCCCCGGCCGTCACGAGGGCGCGAGCAAGGTCGTCATCGACCTCGAGCGTCTCGAGCAGCTGCCCGGTGACGAGCTCGGTGCCGTGCAGCGGTTCGCCCGGAGCATCCAGCAGCAGCGCGGCGACTACAACGGCCGGGTGCTCTCGATCCGCGCCGACGACCTGCGCACGCTCGCGATCGTGTTCGACCTGTCCCCGGCCGGCCTGATCGAGAAGCTCACCGAGTGGAACGTGCTGGTCGCGACGCCGATTCGCCCGTAG
- a CDS encoding dihydroorotase yields MSNYLIRGATFPDGTAKDLAVENGLIVEKTENAEVIDAEGLRLLPGLVDLHTHLRQPGREDAETIETGSRAAALGGYTAVCAMANTDPVADAAGIVEQVWRLGREVGLVDVQPIGAVTLGLNGERLAELGAMAESAARVRVFSDDGHCVHDAAVMRRALEYVKAFDGVIAQHAEDPKLTVGAQMNEGEQSAQLGLAGWPAVAEEAIIARDALLAAHVGSRLHVCHVSTAGSVEVLRWAKGRGIRVTAEVTPHHLLLTDELAATYDPVYKVNPPLRTAEDVTALREALADGTIDAVATDHAPHAREDKECEWAAARPGMLGLETALPIVIRTMVETGLLDWQGVADRMSHAPARIAGLTGLTGNGRATSGAGAHGRPLAVGEPANLTLVDPSARWTVTPDGLASISRNTPYAGLELPGTIVATFLRGRPTVLDGKAQA; encoded by the coding sequence ATGAGCAATTACCTGATCCGCGGCGCGACGTTCCCCGACGGCACCGCAAAGGACCTGGCGGTCGAGAACGGCCTGATCGTCGAGAAAACCGAAAACGCAGAGGTCATCGACGCTGAAGGCCTGCGACTCCTCCCCGGCCTCGTCGACCTGCACACCCACCTGCGTCAGCCCGGCCGGGAGGACGCCGAGACGATCGAGACCGGCAGCCGCGCGGCCGCGCTCGGCGGCTACACCGCGGTCTGCGCGATGGCCAACACCGACCCGGTCGCCGACGCGGCCGGGATCGTCGAGCAGGTCTGGCGGCTGGGCCGCGAGGTCGGCCTGGTCGACGTCCAGCCGATCGGCGCCGTCACCCTGGGCCTGAACGGCGAGCGGCTGGCCGAGCTGGGCGCGATGGCCGAGTCGGCCGCCCGGGTCCGGGTGTTCTCCGACGACGGCCACTGCGTGCACGACGCCGCGGTGATGCGCCGGGCGCTGGAGTACGTCAAGGCGTTCGACGGGGTCATCGCCCAGCACGCCGAGGATCCCAAGCTCACGGTCGGCGCGCAGATGAACGAGGGCGAGCAGTCCGCCCAGCTCGGGCTGGCCGGTTGGCCCGCGGTCGCCGAGGAGGCGATCATCGCCCGGGACGCGCTGCTCGCCGCCCACGTCGGGTCGCGGCTGCACGTCTGCCACGTCTCGACCGCGGGCTCGGTCGAGGTGCTGCGCTGGGCCAAGGGCCGCGGGATCCGGGTGACCGCCGAGGTCACCCCGCACCACCTGCTGCTCACCGACGAGCTGGCCGCGACCTACGACCCGGTCTACAAGGTCAACCCGCCGCTGCGCACGGCCGAGGACGTCACCGCGCTGCGCGAGGCCCTGGCCGACGGCACGATCGACGCGGTCGCCACCGACCACGCCCCGCACGCCCGCGAAGACAAGGAATGCGAGTGGGCGGCGGCCCGGCCCGGCATGCTCGGGCTGGAGACCGCGCTCCCGATCGTGATCCGGACGATGGTCGAGACCGGGCTGCTCGATTGGCAGGGCGTCGCCGACCGGATGAGCCACGCCCCGGCCCGCATCGCCGGCCTCACCGGCCTCACCGGCAACGGCCGGGCAACGAGCGGGGCCGGCGCCCACGGCCGCCCGCTCGCCGTCGGCGAGCCGGCCAACCTGACGCTCGTCGACCCGTCCGCGCGCTGGACGGTCACCCCGGACGGCCTGGCCAGCATCAGCCGCAACACCCCGTACGCCGGGCTCGAACTGCCGGGCACGATCGTGGCCACGTTCCTGCGCGGGCGTCCGACGGTCCTCGACGGCAAGGCCCAGGCATGA
- a CDS encoding quinone-dependent dihydroorotate dehydrogenase gives MSAYGVLRDRALFRLGGGDAETAHERTLDALARFGRFPMAVAASRRWALGDAPGLARTLFGVPFPGPVGLAAGMDKNGVALPAWAGLGFGFVEVGTVTAHGQPGNPRPRLFRLPESEAIVNRMGFNNRGAAALAARLADLSVGGRPPLPVPVGVSLGKSKVTPLDAAVEDYLRSLRAVHRYADYVAVNVSSPNTPGLRALQDRSALDSLVGALAAEAAALRDTPGPRRPAGRAVPLVVKIAPDLTDAAVGEVLEVCAAHGVAGVIVSNTTLGRAGVTTTEAGGLSGAPLAARARDLVRFVVQETAGRLPVIGVGGILTPADATAMFDRGAALIQLYTGLVYRGPGLVRAINKSVTQRGVGRLSSAEAISDPLRAPQSAPQGALEGRVTTGGPATLSGPVAGEGPSER, from the coding sequence GTGAGCGCCTACGGGGTCCTGCGAGACCGGGCGCTCTTCCGTCTCGGCGGTGGCGACGCCGAGACGGCGCACGAGCGGACACTGGACGCGCTGGCGCGGTTCGGCCGTTTCCCGATGGCCGTGGCCGCTTCCCGCCGCTGGGCCCTGGGCGACGCGCCGGGCCTGGCCCGGACGCTGTTCGGGGTGCCGTTCCCGGGGCCGGTCGGGCTGGCCGCGGGCATGGACAAGAACGGGGTCGCGCTGCCGGCCTGGGCCGGGCTCGGGTTCGGGTTCGTCGAGGTCGGCACCGTGACCGCGCACGGGCAGCCGGGCAACCCGCGGCCCCGGCTGTTCCGGTTGCCCGAGAGCGAGGCGATCGTCAACCGGATGGGGTTCAACAACCGGGGCGCGGCCGCGCTGGCCGCCCGGCTGGCCGACCTGTCGGTGGGTGGCCGCCCGCCGCTGCCGGTCCCGGTCGGGGTGAGCCTGGGCAAGTCCAAGGTCACCCCGCTGGACGCGGCCGTCGAGGACTACCTGCGGTCGCTGCGCGCCGTCCACCGCTACGCCGACTACGTGGCGGTGAACGTGAGCTCGCCGAACACGCCGGGCCTGCGGGCGCTGCAGGACCGGTCGGCGCTCGATTCGCTGGTGGGCGCACTGGCCGCGGAAGCCGCCGCGCTCCGGGACACCCCTGGGCCGCGTCGTCCGGCCGGGCGCGCGGTGCCGCTCGTCGTCAAGATCGCGCCGGACCTGACCGACGCGGCCGTCGGCGAGGTGCTCGAGGTCTGTGCGGCGCACGGCGTCGCCGGCGTCATCGTGTCCAACACGACGCTCGGCCGCGCCGGGGTCACCACGACGGAGGCGGGCGGGCTCTCCGGCGCTCCGCTGGCCGCGCGGGCCCGGGACCTGGTCCGGTTCGTGGTGCAGGAGACCGCCGGGCGGCTGCCGGTGATCGGCGTCGGCGGCATCCTGACGCCCGCCGACGCGACCGCGATGTTCGACCGCGGGGCGGCGCTGATCCAGCTCTACACCGGGCTCGTCTACCGCGGGCCCGGGCTGGTCCGGGCGATCAACAAATCCGTCACTCAGCGTGGCGTCGGGCGCCTCAGCTCCGCCGAGGCCATTTCCGACCCTCTGAGAGCCCCGCAGAGCGCTCCGCAGGGGGCGTTGGAGGGTCGAGTCACCACAGGCGGTCCGGCGACGCTCAGCGGGCCTGTAGCAGGGGAGGGTCCGAGTGAGCGTTAA
- a CDS encoding transporter, with protein sequence MIAAAYERGPDHWTARILFTAAVLVVFGLIVLAARRAWKRRVAAHADLLPLPTGTVTDGIPESSGLYVGTTQAGEWQARVYAGDLANRAAATLHTGPEGVLIERDGAEPIFIPAESITGARLDAGLANKVVGGAGLLVVTWEQNGYALDTGFRADHRLDNATHLREIEKVLLENAS encoded by the coding sequence ATGATCGCGGCCGCCTACGAGCGCGGGCCCGACCACTGGACCGCCCGGATCCTGTTCACCGCGGCCGTGCTGGTGGTCTTCGGCCTGATCGTGCTGGCCGCCCGCCGGGCCTGGAAGCGACGGGTCGCGGCCCACGCCGACCTGCTGCCGCTCCCGACCGGCACGGTCACCGATGGCATCCCAGAAAGCAGCGGTCTCTACGTCGGCACCACCCAGGCCGGCGAGTGGCAGGCCCGCGTCTACGCCGGTGACCTGGCCAACCGCGCCGCCGCCACCCTGCACACCGGCCCCGAAGGCGTGCTGATCGAACGCGACGGCGCCGAACCGATCTTCATCCCGGCCGAATCGATCACCGGAGCCCGCCTCGACGCCGGCCTGGCCAACAAGGTCGTCGGCGGCGCCGGTCTGCTGGTCGTCACCTGGGAGCAGAACGGCTACGCGCTCGACACCGGCTTCCGCGCCGACCACCGCCTCGACAACGCCACCCACCTGCGTGAGATCGAGAAAGTCCTCCTGGAGAACGCCTCATGA
- the pyrR gene encoding bifunctional pyr operon transcriptional regulator/uracil phosphoribosyltransferase PyrR — protein MERLPDQQDREILDETAVGRTIDRIAHQILEKTDGGADTVLMGIPTRGAPLARRLAGRIETFTGVTLPVGALDVTLYRDDLKLRGPRALERTDLPSEGIDGRRVILVDDVLFSGRTIRAALDALSDLGRPRSVQLAVLVDRGHRELPIRADYVGKNLPTSRSENVRVHLQETDGRDAVVIAG, from the coding sequence ATGGAGAGACTGCCCGACCAGCAAGACCGCGAGATCCTCGACGAAACCGCGGTGGGCCGCACGATCGACCGGATCGCCCACCAGATCCTCGAGAAGACCGACGGCGGAGCCGACACGGTATTGATGGGGATCCCGACCCGCGGCGCCCCGCTCGCCCGGCGGCTGGCCGGCCGCATCGAGACGTTCACCGGCGTGACCCTCCCGGTCGGCGCCCTCGACGTCACCCTCTACCGCGACGACCTGAAACTCCGCGGCCCGCGGGCCCTCGAACGCACCGACCTCCCCAGCGAGGGCATCGACGGCCGCCGGGTGATCCTGGTCGACGACGTCCTGTTCAGCGGCCGCACGATCCGCGCCGCGCTCGACGCCCTGTCCGACCTCGGCCGCCCGCGAAGCGTCCAACTGGCCGTTCTCGTCGACCGGGGGCACCGGGAACTACCGATCCGGGCCGACTACGTCGGCAAGAACCTGCCTACCTCGCGCAGCGAGAACGTGCGGGTCCACCTGCAGGAGACCGACGGTCGGGACGCGGTGGTGATCGCCGGATGA
- the carA gene encoding glutamine-hydrolyzing carbamoyl-phosphate synthase small subunit, with product MKTPALLVLEDGRTFRGEAFGAIGETFGEAVFTTGMTGYQETLTDPSYHRQIVTMTAPHIGNTGVNGEDDESAKIWVAGYVVRDPARISSNWRATGSLDDRLKAEGVVGIAGVDTRALTRHLRERGAMRAAVSSTGEDAADVLAKVRTSPSMTGADLVGDVTTPEPYVVNAEGPTRFKIAAVDLGIKRNTPRRMAARGIEVHVLPATTPPEELLKRQLDGVFFSNGPGDPATADGPVALARAALGAQLPTFGICFGNQVLGRALGFGTYKLVYGHRGINQPVIDKNTGKVEITAHNHGFAVDAPRGKAADTEFGRAEVSHVCLNDDVVEGLTCLDTPAFSVQYHPEAAAGPHDADYLFDRFVDLMKGKN from the coding sequence ATGAAGACCCCTGCCCTACTGGTTCTGGAAGACGGCCGCACGTTCCGGGGCGAGGCCTTCGGCGCGATCGGCGAGACGTTCGGCGAAGCCGTCTTCACCACCGGCATGACCGGCTACCAGGAGACTCTCACCGACCCCTCGTACCACCGGCAGATCGTCACGATGACCGCGCCGCACATCGGCAACACCGGCGTGAACGGCGAGGACGACGAGTCGGCGAAAATCTGGGTCGCCGGCTACGTCGTCCGCGACCCGGCCCGGATCTCGTCCAACTGGCGCGCGACCGGCTCGCTCGACGACCGGCTGAAGGCCGAAGGCGTCGTCGGGATCGCCGGCGTCGACACCCGGGCCCTCACCCGGCACCTGCGCGAGCGGGGCGCGATGCGCGCCGCGGTCTCCAGCACCGGGGAAGACGCCGCGGACGTGCTGGCCAAAGTACGAACCAGCCCGAGCATGACCGGAGCCGACCTCGTCGGCGACGTCACCACCCCCGAGCCGTACGTGGTGAACGCCGAGGGCCCGACCCGGTTCAAGATCGCCGCGGTCGACCTCGGCATCAAGCGCAACACCCCGCGCCGGATGGCCGCCCGGGGCATCGAGGTGCACGTCCTCCCGGCCACGACGCCACCCGAGGAGCTGCTGAAACGGCAGCTCGACGGGGTCTTCTTCTCCAACGGCCCGGGCGACCCGGCCACCGCCGACGGCCCGGTGGCCCTGGCCCGGGCCGCGCTGGGGGCCCAGCTGCCCACGTTCGGCATCTGCTTCGGCAACCAGGTCCTCGGCCGTGCGCTCGGCTTCGGCACCTACAAGCTGGTCTACGGTCACCGCGGAATCAACCAGCCGGTCATCGACAAAAACACCGGCAAGGTCGAGATCACCGCCCACAACCACGGCTTCGCGGTCGACGCGCCCCGAGGGAAAGCCGCCGACACCGAATTCGGCCGCGCCGAGGTCAGCCACGTCTGCCTCAACGACGACGTGGTGGAGGGCCTGACCTGCCTCGACACCCCGGCGTTCAGCGTCCAGTACCACCCGGAAGCCGCGGCCGGCCCGCACGACGCGGACTACCTGTTCGACCGCTTCGTCGACCTCATGAAGGGCAAGAACTGA
- a CDS encoding aspartate carbamoyltransferase catalytic subunit, which produces MITHLLSAGDLDAETATLILDTAQELAAASGRSVKKFPTLRGRTVVNLFYEDSTRTRISFEAAAKRLSADVINFSAKGSSVSKGESLKDTALTLQAMGADAVVIRHPASGAPNTLAKWVDGAVVNAGDGTHEHPTQALLDAYTMRSRLGRLEGLRVGIVGDVLHSRVARSNVLLLATLGAEVTLVAPPTLVPVGVGSWPADVSYDLDAVLPKLDVVMALRVQRERMNTSYFPTEREYARRYGLDLKRLAALPEQAIVMHPGPMNRGMEITPEVADSSRSTIVEQVTNGVHVRMAVLYLLLGGAS; this is translated from the coding sequence ATGATCACGCACCTCCTCTCCGCCGGTGATCTGGACGCCGAGACCGCCACCCTCATCCTCGATACGGCGCAGGAGCTCGCGGCCGCCTCGGGCCGGAGCGTCAAGAAGTTCCCGACGCTGCGCGGCCGCACGGTCGTGAACCTCTTCTACGAGGACTCGACCCGCACCCGGATCTCGTTCGAGGCCGCGGCCAAGCGCCTCTCGGCCGACGTCATCAACTTCTCGGCCAAGGGCTCCAGCGTCAGCAAGGGCGAATCGCTCAAGGACACCGCGCTGACGCTGCAGGCCATGGGCGCGGACGCCGTCGTGATCCGCCACCCGGCCAGCGGCGCCCCGAACACGCTGGCCAAGTGGGTCGACGGGGCCGTGGTCAACGCGGGCGACGGCACCCACGAGCACCCCACCCAGGCGCTGCTCGACGCGTACACGATGCGCAGCCGGCTCGGCCGGCTCGAAGGGCTGCGGGTCGGGATCGTCGGCGACGTGCTGCACAGCCGGGTCGCCCGGTCGAACGTGCTGCTGCTGGCGACGCTCGGCGCCGAGGTCACGCTGGTCGCCCCGCCGACGCTGGTGCCGGTCGGCGTCGGGTCCTGGCCGGCCGACGTCTCCTACGACCTGGACGCCGTCCTGCCGAAGCTCGACGTCGTGATGGCGCTCCGCGTGCAGCGGGAGCGCATGAACACGTCCTACTTCCCGACCGAGCGCGAGTACGCCCGCCGCTACGGGCTCGACCTGAAACGCCTGGCCGCGCTGCCCGAGCAGGCGATCGTGATGCACCCGGGCCCGATGAACCGAGGCATGGAGATCACGCCCGAAGTGGCCGACAGCAGCCGCTCCACGATCGTCGAACAGGTCACCAACGGCGTGCACGTCCGGATGGCCGTCCTCTACCTGCTCCTCGGAGGGGCCTCATGA